The Epinephelus lanceolatus isolate andai-2023 chromosome 8, ASM4190304v1, whole genome shotgun sequence genome includes a window with the following:
- the znf512b gene encoding zinc finger protein 512B isoform X4, whose protein sequence is MESPSGPRLGKLSSSGLPRGRTPKHGHPQEPVRTTPGPENNNKHSPVCDEPAEGKRKGRPKAEVQELRSIPATVAEKLSHGCPYCEAVFATKVRLQKHKLWNHPDRVSMEPKDEQPKLQKTPVKSNTKKRPMENSPPSPMFFKVKKTHEVSTPSQNGELAHQKSERKQHSHSQPSQQIHQSQPVQPQSQQSHSTSSDAGGSESEGGSLPPSFPDEDPERMRHRRKQKTPKKFTGEQPSISGTFGLKGMTKVEEKLKAGRAKRSEGSGFNEEPQRRPTSSQSSKKDPATTSSGADTQWQRAIHERGEVVCPTCSIVTRKTIHGLKKHMEICQKLQDALKCQQCHKQFRSKAGLNYHTMAEHSTKPSGSEGQTGDKHEERERLRRVLKQMGRIKCPSEHCGKTYRSKAGRDYHARTEHSPTITTTTTATTNNNNKDIITDTNNNTGKERVVSEESPSVGKKEQSQSEKKDWQEKAPSGQPKEKEREARDKDREKEKERERVKEKAAQNVSQGDDFERTPSGRVRRRSAQVAVFHLQEIAEDELAKDWGTKRRIKDDLVPDSKRLNYTRPGLPNFSPELLETWKNQVKEKGFICCTNENCEAVYSSVSGLKAHLANCSQGGGELGKYTCLICQKEFSSESGVKYHISKTHSQNWFRAAASQVVSSSKSKAPENNGIKAEVRNGATTGKKRGRKPKERPPVVAPLQTKTEAPTTTQNSTPAVTPSQSPTLIPDPTDSANSGQNRQPIPSAARRSKPKRLSLSE, encoded by the exons gtCCGGTGTGTGATGAGCCAGCAGAGGGGAAGAGGAAAGGTCGCCCTAAAGCAGAAGTGCAGGAACTGAGAAGCATCCCT GCCACCGTAGCCGAGAAGCTGAGTCATGGCTGTCCCTACTGTGAGGCAGTGTTTGCCACAAAGGTTCGCCTGCAGAAGCACAAGCTGTGGAACCACCCAGACAGGGTTAGCATGGAGCCCAAGGACGAGCAGCCTAAGCTTCAAAAGACCCCTGTCAAGTCCAACACCAAGAAAAG GCCCATGGAGAACAGTCCCCCCTCTCCGATGTTCTTCAAAGTGAAAAAGACCCACGAAGTGTCCACGCCCTCTCAGAACGGGGAGCTGGCCCACCAGAAGAGCGAGAGGAAACAGCACAGCCACAGCCAGCCTTCACAGCAGATTCACCAGTCCCAGCCAGTCCAGCCTCAGTCCCAGCAGTCCCACAGCACATCGTCTGACGCAGGGGGCAGTGAAAGTGAAGGAGGCAGCCTTCCGCCGTCTTTCCCTGACGAAGACCCAGAGCGAATGAGGCACA GACGGAAGCAGAAAACGCCCAAGAAATTCACTGGAGAGCAGCCTTCTATATCTGGAACATTTGGATTGAAAG gtATGACTAAGGTGGAGGAGAAGCTGAAGGCAGGCCGTGCAAAGAGATCAGAGGGGAGTGGGTTCAATGAGGAGCCCCAGAGAAGACCTACTTCAAGTCAGTCCTCCAAGAAAGATCCAGCTACAACCAGCTCTG GTGCTGACACCCAGTGGCAGCGAGCAATCCACGAGCGAGGTGAAGTGGTGTGCCCCACCTGCTCCATCGTCACCAGGAAAACAATCCACGGCCTCAAGAAACACATGGAGATTTGCCAGAAG CTCCAGGATGCCCTGAAGTGCCAGCAGTGCCACAAACAGTTCAGGTCCAAGGCCGGCCTCAACTACCACACCATGGCTGAACACAGCACCAAG CCCTCGGGGAGCGAAGGCCAGACGGGCGACAAGCACGAGGAGAGAGAAAGGCTGCGCCGAGTGCTCAAACAGATGGGACGAATCAAGTGTCCTAGTGAG CACTGTGGAAAAACCTACCGCTCCAAGGCTGGCAGAGACTACCATGCACGCACCGAACACTCCCCGACTATCACCACCACCACGACAGccaccaccaacaacaacaacaaggacATTATCACTGAcaccaacaacaacactggCAAAGAGAGG GTGGTTTCTGAGGAGTCTCCGTCAGTAGGCAAGAAGGAGCAAAGCCAGTCGGAGAAGAAGGATTGGCAGGAGAAAGCACCATCCGGCCAgcctaaggagaaggagagagaagccAGGGACAAGGACAGGGAAAAGGAAAAGGAGAGGGAGCGAGTCAAGGAAAAAGCAGCACAGAATGTGAGCCAGggggacgactttgaacgcacCCCCAGTGGCAGAGTGAGGCGCAGGTCAGCTCAGGTGGCAGTGTTCCACCTGCAGGAGATAGCAGAGGACGAGCTGGCCAAAGACTGGGGCACCAAGCGCCGCATCAAGGATGACCTGGTGCCCGACAGCAAGAgg TTAAACTACACCCGTCCCGGCCTCCCGAACTTCAGCCCAGAGCTATTAGAGACCTGGAAAAACCAAGTCAAGGAGAAGGGCTTCATCTGCTGTACCAATGAA AACTGTGAAGCTGTCTATTCCAGTGTATCAGGACTAAAAGCTCACCTCGCCAACTGCAGCCAG ggCGGTGGAGAACTGGGAAAGTACACTTGTCTGATCTGTCAGAAGGAATTTAGCTCAGAGAGTGGTGTGAAGTACCACATCAGCAAGACACACTCACAG AACTGGTTTCGCGCAGCAGCCAGCCAAGTGGTCTCCAGCAGCAAGAGTAAAGCACCGGAGAACAATGGGATCAAAGCTGAGGTGAGGAACGGTGCCACCACTGGTAAGAAGAGGGGCCGCAAGCCCAAAGAGCGCCCCCCTGTGGTTGCGCCTCTCCAAACAAAAACTGAAGCACCAACCACTACTCAAAACTCAACCCCTGCCGTGACCCCTTCACAGTCCCCCACCCTGATCCCCGACCCAACGGACAGTGCTAATTCAGGCCAAAACAGACAGCCCATCCCCTCCGCCGCCAGACGAAGCAAACCCAAGAGGCTGTCATTGTCAGAGTAG
- the znf512b gene encoding zinc finger protein 512B isoform X2 has protein sequence MESPSGPRLGKLSSSGLPRGRTPKHGHPQEPVRTTPGPENNNKHSPVCDEPAEGKRKGRPKAEVQELRSIPAHMIVQWKEEFKRRSRVKCPCSGCWLEFPSIYGVKYHYQRCQGATVAEKLSHGCPYCEAVFATKVRLQKHKLWNHPDRVSMEPKDEQPKLQKTPVKSNTKKRPMENSPPSPMFFKVKKTHEVSTPSQNGELAHQKSERKQHSHSQPSQQIHQSQPVQPQSQQSHSTSSDAGGSESEGGSLPPSFPDEDPERMRHRRKQKTPKKFTGEQPSISGTFGLKGMTKVEEKLKAGRAKRSEGSGFNEEPQRRPTSSQSSKKDPATTSSGADTQWQRAIHERGEVVCPTCSIVTRKTIHGLKKHMEICQKLQDALKCQQCHKQFRSKAGLNYHTMAEHSTKPSGSEGQTGDKHEERERLRRVLKQMGRIKCPSEHCGKTYRSKAGRDYHARTEHSPTITTTTTATTNNNNKDIITDTNNNTGKERVVSEESPSVGKKEQSQSEKKDWQEKAPSGQPKEKEREARDKDREKEKERERVKEKAAQNVSQGDDFERTPSGRVRRRSAQVAVFHLQEIAEDELAKDWGTKRRIKDDLVPDSKRLNYTRPGLPNFSPELLETWKNQVKEKGFICCTNENCEAVYSSVSGLKAHLANCSQGGGELGKYTCLICQKEFSSESGVKYHISKTHSQNWFRAAASQVVSSSKSKAPENNGIKAEVRNGATTGKKRGRKPKERPPVVAPLQTKTEAPTTTQNSTPAVTPSQSPTLIPDPTDSANSGQNRQPIPSAARRSKPKRLSLSE, from the exons gtCCGGTGTGTGATGAGCCAGCAGAGGGGAAGAGGAAAGGTCGCCCTAAAGCAGAAGTGCAGGAACTGAGAAGCATCCCT GCCCATATGATAGTACAATGGAAGGAAGAGTTTAAGCGCCGCTCCAGGGTTAAGTGTCCGTGTTCAGGCTGCTGGTTAGAGTTTCCCAGCATCTATGGCGTCAAGTACCACTATCAACGCTGCCAGGGG GCCACCGTAGCCGAGAAGCTGAGTCATGGCTGTCCCTACTGTGAGGCAGTGTTTGCCACAAAGGTTCGCCTGCAGAAGCACAAGCTGTGGAACCACCCAGACAGGGTTAGCATGGAGCCCAAGGACGAGCAGCCTAAGCTTCAAAAGACCCCTGTCAAGTCCAACACCAAGAAAAG GCCCATGGAGAACAGTCCCCCCTCTCCGATGTTCTTCAAAGTGAAAAAGACCCACGAAGTGTCCACGCCCTCTCAGAACGGGGAGCTGGCCCACCAGAAGAGCGAGAGGAAACAGCACAGCCACAGCCAGCCTTCACAGCAGATTCACCAGTCCCAGCCAGTCCAGCCTCAGTCCCAGCAGTCCCACAGCACATCGTCTGACGCAGGGGGCAGTGAAAGTGAAGGAGGCAGCCTTCCGCCGTCTTTCCCTGACGAAGACCCAGAGCGAATGAGGCACA GACGGAAGCAGAAAACGCCCAAGAAATTCACTGGAGAGCAGCCTTCTATATCTGGAACATTTGGATTGAAAG gtATGACTAAGGTGGAGGAGAAGCTGAAGGCAGGCCGTGCAAAGAGATCAGAGGGGAGTGGGTTCAATGAGGAGCCCCAGAGAAGACCTACTTCAAGTCAGTCCTCCAAGAAAGATCCAGCTACAACCAGCTCTG GTGCTGACACCCAGTGGCAGCGAGCAATCCACGAGCGAGGTGAAGTGGTGTGCCCCACCTGCTCCATCGTCACCAGGAAAACAATCCACGGCCTCAAGAAACACATGGAGATTTGCCAGAAG CTCCAGGATGCCCTGAAGTGCCAGCAGTGCCACAAACAGTTCAGGTCCAAGGCCGGCCTCAACTACCACACCATGGCTGAACACAGCACCAAG CCCTCGGGGAGCGAAGGCCAGACGGGCGACAAGCACGAGGAGAGAGAAAGGCTGCGCCGAGTGCTCAAACAGATGGGACGAATCAAGTGTCCTAGTGAG CACTGTGGAAAAACCTACCGCTCCAAGGCTGGCAGAGACTACCATGCACGCACCGAACACTCCCCGACTATCACCACCACCACGACAGccaccaccaacaacaacaacaaggacATTATCACTGAcaccaacaacaacactggCAAAGAGAGG GTGGTTTCTGAGGAGTCTCCGTCAGTAGGCAAGAAGGAGCAAAGCCAGTCGGAGAAGAAGGATTGGCAGGAGAAAGCACCATCCGGCCAgcctaaggagaaggagagagaagccAGGGACAAGGACAGGGAAAAGGAAAAGGAGAGGGAGCGAGTCAAGGAAAAAGCAGCACAGAATGTGAGCCAGggggacgactttgaacgcacCCCCAGTGGCAGAGTGAGGCGCAGGTCAGCTCAGGTGGCAGTGTTCCACCTGCAGGAGATAGCAGAGGACGAGCTGGCCAAAGACTGGGGCACCAAGCGCCGCATCAAGGATGACCTGGTGCCCGACAGCAAGAgg TTAAACTACACCCGTCCCGGCCTCCCGAACTTCAGCCCAGAGCTATTAGAGACCTGGAAAAACCAAGTCAAGGAGAAGGGCTTCATCTGCTGTACCAATGAA AACTGTGAAGCTGTCTATTCCAGTGTATCAGGACTAAAAGCTCACCTCGCCAACTGCAGCCAG ggCGGTGGAGAACTGGGAAAGTACACTTGTCTGATCTGTCAGAAGGAATTTAGCTCAGAGAGTGGTGTGAAGTACCACATCAGCAAGACACACTCACAG AACTGGTTTCGCGCAGCAGCCAGCCAAGTGGTCTCCAGCAGCAAGAGTAAAGCACCGGAGAACAATGGGATCAAAGCTGAGGTGAGGAACGGTGCCACCACTGGTAAGAAGAGGGGCCGCAAGCCCAAAGAGCGCCCCCCTGTGGTTGCGCCTCTCCAAACAAAAACTGAAGCACCAACCACTACTCAAAACTCAACCCCTGCCGTGACCCCTTCACAGTCCCCCACCCTGATCCCCGACCCAACGGACAGTGCTAATTCAGGCCAAAACAGACAGCCCATCCCCTCCGCCGCCAGACGAAGCAAACCCAAGAGGCTGTCATTGTCAGAGTAG